A genome region from Candidatus Cloacimonadota bacterium includes the following:
- a CDS encoding helix-turn-helix domain-containing protein translates to MIRNLQLIQRHAQLKELGSQLKLALLKELIHAPATCQQLAKLFDQSKQKIHYNLNQMLKEGLLEIVEPPSGSGREVYYRATAKTYVLDLSIGLETNGNVLNSRAIINGIMERDHRIDLAGIAAKLIDQAFKLVPGERLLIVSGKFNFPLVEKLKLEAGRRGIFCTLIYQDLDALKTKYEHYSLAAFKADYEELNRQLRTADVYLNLNGEARFVQLKDPEKLALRVRMLERSKQIIRQRGIRVAMMPGLLQDTLSEGAIESEVQFWRALDIDYPRQCSQTLAKCRELSGKETVRLSGRNSSLSFRIERIVAECGSFGQNEFQSPVINLPGGEILMIPKAGSMQGTLASERIHVFGEEVLRPVLEIGNNEIVGYHAQKGAEHLARALASGGADGRKAALICLGTNENIHLGDIDTALKHKSSGNLSVFWGDNRSLGGDVAGAHEWFVQIEDPLLSFN, encoded by the coding sequence ATGATCCGAAACCTGCAACTCATCCAGCGCCACGCGCAATTGAAGGAACTGGGTAGCCAGTTGAAGCTGGCTCTGCTCAAGGAACTCATCCACGCGCCCGCGACCTGCCAGCAGCTGGCGAAACTTTTTGACCAGAGCAAACAGAAGATCCACTACAACCTCAACCAGATGCTCAAAGAGGGCCTGCTGGAGATCGTCGAGCCCCCTTCCGGCAGCGGCCGCGAGGTTTACTACCGGGCCACGGCCAAGACCTATGTGCTGGACCTTTCGATAGGCTTGGAAACCAACGGCAATGTGCTGAACAGCCGCGCCATCATCAACGGCATCATGGAGCGCGACCACCGCATCGACCTGGCCGGGATCGCGGCCAAACTGATCGACCAGGCCTTCAAACTGGTTCCCGGTGAGCGGCTGCTGATCGTGAGCGGCAAATTCAACTTCCCCCTGGTGGAAAAGCTGAAGCTGGAAGCCGGGCGGCGCGGGATCTTCTGCACCCTGATCTATCAGGACCTGGACGCGCTGAAGACCAAATACGAGCATTATTCCCTGGCCGCTTTCAAGGCCGATTACGAGGAGCTGAACCGGCAACTGAGGACCGCCGACGTGTATCTGAACCTCAACGGCGAAGCGCGCTTCGTGCAGCTGAAGGACCCGGAGAAGCTGGCCCTGCGCGTCCGCATGCTGGAGCGTTCCAAACAGATCATCCGACAGCGCGGCATCCGCGTGGCCATGATGCCCGGTCTTTTGCAGGACACGCTTTCCGAAGGGGCCATCGAGAGCGAAGTGCAGTTCTGGCGTGCCCTGGACATCGATTATCCCAGGCAATGCAGCCAGACCCTGGCCAAATGCCGCGAGCTGAGCGGAAAAGAAACGGTGAGGCTGAGCGGCAGGAACAGCTCGCTGAGTTTTCGCATCGAGAGGATCGTGGCGGAATGCGGTTCCTTTGGCCAAAACGAATTCCAGTCGCCGGTGATCAACCTCCCGGGCGGCGAGATCCTGATGATCCCGAAAGCCGGCAGCATGCAAGGAACGCTGGCCAGTGAACGGATCCACGTTTTTGGCGAAGAGGTGCTGCGTCCCGTGTTGGAGATCGGCAACAACGAGATAGTCGGCTACCATGCCCAGAAAGGCGCGGAACACCTGGCCCGGGCTTTGGCCAGCGGCGGCGCAGACGGACGCAAAGCCGCCCTGATCTGCCTCGGCACCAATGAAAACATCCATCTGGGCGATATCGACACGGCTCTAAAACACAAAAGCAGCGGCAATCTGAGCGTCTTTTGGGGCGACAACCGTTCCCTGGGCGGAGATGTGGCCGGCGCTCACGAATGGTTCGTGCAGATCGAAGACCCGCTGCTAAGCTTCAATTGA